In Nostoc sphaeroides, the genomic window CAGTTCTATACAGCCTGGAGGTAGTCCAACTTGGGCGATCGCACTTTGCAGTACCTCAGCGATGACGGCGTTAGAATGGCTAGCTTCAGTACTGCCTTTGAGAATTATACTATTGCCAGTTTTAATACAAAAACCTGCTGCGATCGCTCCTAAATCTGGAAACGCCTCATAAATAAATCCAATCACTCCCAAGGGCATTAACTGGGTGTAACTTTGGGAATCTTCCAGTTGATAATCAGCAGTTCTAACGCGCCGCAGCGGATCTGATAATTCCCCCAACCGTTGTAAAATGTCCACGGTCATCTCTAGCCTTGTGGGAGTCAGCTTCAGCCAGTCTAATATCAACTCAGGCACTGCCATTTCCCGACTGGCTTCTAAATCCAAGGTATTGGCTTCTAGAATGTCGTCAAATGAGCGCTCAAGGGCTTGTGCCATTGCCAGTACTGCACGACTCCGATCTGCTCCCTTGGTGATCCCCAACTTTAGGGAAGCATGATAGGCGCGTTGGGCACTAGTAATTGGTTCGGGGTAATCATCCAAAACTTCAACAGTCATTGAGTTAACGTCTGTAGGTAAGCCAGACCATTAGCGCTGGCAGAATAGCCAATAGCACCGCCACCATTGCCCAAGCAACAATGCTGGAACTATTTGCCAATCGCAGCGCTAATGGCAGCCATATAATCACTAGCACGAAAATAATGCCAAGTGCTATAGGCAGATAGCTTTCTCCCAAGCGCGGATGGACAACATGCCAACTATTTCCCATCCAACGCCAAGCCCGCTTATAGGGATAGGTGGTAGAAAGCTGTTCTAGGACATGACCATTATCTTCTACTACAAAGATTTGCTGACAGCGATCGCAACCAAATGCTTCTGTCAACGTAATCGGAATTAACTGACCCCGGCGACGACAGGGACAGGGGTATTCAGCATTGAAATCTATTTTTTCGGGTTTTTGAGATTGCACAAGCGTTCTAGTAACTTGAGCGTGTTTTACACGAACTACGACAATATAATCTTTTGGTAAATGCAATAGAAGCTTCTGCTACTATAGATTGCTCTCTTTATATACATATAATATTGCAAACAGTAGATGCAGGAGACTCTAAGTATCCTAATTTTCATATCAGTACGGAGTTTTTATTTTTAGTCTTTCCCCGAAGCTGACAATCTTATTTAAAATTTACTTCTACTAGATAAAATCTAGACAAAACTAGATTTTATTTGACATTTCAAAGGGAGCATAGGAGCGGTTATCCCTTAAGGTCGAGACACGATTTAGCTATCCGTGCATAAGTTTCAAAATCTTTAGATGTATTTAACACTTCGGCTAGGCTCAGTGTGAAATCTTAGTCAGTACACTGCTGATATTTATGACATACATGAATCTGTTTAAGAGACTAATACCCTTGAATTCCCCCATAGTTTGAACAAGTTTTACTAGATGGGTAAAATCTATTCCCAAATAAATAGTTCCACCATATCTAAATTACTTTATATTCTACCTATCTATGAAATTCATAAAAATTAGGAACGATTCACAGGAATACAGCACGAATCGCTAAAAACTTCAATGCACCCTAAAAATACTAAACCTCTTGAGATTTTTAACTTCAAGAGGTTTTAGTTGGAAGCGGGTGACGCGATTCGAACGCGCGACATTCACCTTGGCAAGGTGACGCTCTACCACTGAGCTACACCCGCAATCAATTGCCATATATCAATATCTCAGATTTATCCTTAATTGTCAACCTCTTTATTTATTAATTTGTCATTGGTCATTGGTCATTGGTCATTGGTCATTGGTCATTGGTGAATGACAAAGGACAAATGACTAATGACTCATTTAGCCTAGTTCTTCTGACTCCGCAGTTAAATTGCCGATGCTGGCACTTTGAAAAGAGGCTGGCAAAGACTGGTTATTACGAGAATATGGCTCTGCCAGGTTAGAACGCAGTTGCCGCATGAGGCTTGCCATTTCTAGGGCATTCAGGGCATAATCCCAGCCATGATTACCTTTGATGCCTGCCCGTTCTAAGGCTTGCTGCATAGTGTCTACTGTCAAAATGCCAAAAATTACTGGCACTCCAGTTTGAAAGCTAGCGGCGGCGATACCTTTAGAAACTTCGGCTGATACATAATCAAAATGGGGTGTTTGCCCACGAATGACTGCACCTAGACAAATTACAGCATCATAACGATGGGAAAGTGCTAGTTGGCGAGCTACTAAAGGTACCTCAAAACTTCCTGGAACCCAAACATAGTCTACCTGATTACCTTGGGGGTTAGGATCTACACCGTGGCGTTTCAAGCAATCTTGACATCCCTCTAGCAGCTTTCCGGTAACTAGGTCATTAAATCGACCAATCACCACTGCAAACCGGAAAGGCTCCGTTTGGGTAAAAGTTCCCTCGAAAACTGCCATGACTGCCTCTTAATCAACTATAGTTCTGGCCAATATACATTTCTTATTTAAATGTAGAGGAGCAGGAAAGCGCGGTTAAAAAAAGGAAATCGGAAAAAATTTCTCCTTTTATCCTTTGGTCTTTGACCTTGGCTTTTCTGCTCCTCTAGTTCTTATATTATGTGCCTGCGCCAGAGTGAAGCCGTCGCCTACACAACAAAAAAGTTTAACAAACCAACTAAAAATACCAAACCAATCCAGGCGGCGGAACCAACCCAGAGTAACTTCTTAGATTCAACCCAATTTTGGGGAGTGGCGTAAGCTACGGGGACGCCAACAACCAGGACAAAAGACAATAGAACTAGGCTTATCAAGGCAAATTGGAATATTATGGTCATTTTTGATTCTCCCAATACAGCTAAATACTAAGGATAGAATATCCTTAAAGGGCGACACTGACACTTTCTTATTATTTTTAAGCTAGCAGAAATTGCAACATTTTAGCCATTTGTCCTTTGTCTAAGTACCAATGACTAATGACTCTTAACTATGGATTTAATTCTTTGCCACACAACAGCAGATTTTGACGCACTAGGAGCAGCAGTAGGGTTAACGCGCCTACTACCGGGAAGTAAGATTGTGCTGACTGCCGGTTCTCACCCTCCTGTACGGGATTTTTTAGCATTGCATCGGGATGAATATCCGCTAATTGAACGCCGTTCGGTGAATCCAGAAAAAATTCGTTCTCTGAGTGTGGTGGATACGCAACAGCGCGATCGCTTGGGTAAAGCTGCTGAATGGTTAGATTTACCCAATCTGAAAGAAATTATAGTTTATGATCATCACTTAGGACAAGAATCAGATATTTCTGCCACGCGATCGCATCTTTCCTCGGTAGGAGCCGCCACAACTTTAATTGTGGAGCAATTGCAACAACAGGAAATTTCCTTGACTTCTGCTGAAGCCACGGTGATGGCTTTGGGTATCCACGTTGACACTGGCTCTTTGACTTATGATCAATCTACACCACGAGATGCCCTAGCTTTGGCTTGGTTGATGGAACAAGGTGCGAGTTTATCAGTAATTTCTACCTACCGTGACCCTGGCTTGTCTTTACAATTGCAGCAGTTATTAACTGAATCGCTGGAAAATTTAGAATATCTTTGTCTACGCGGATATACGGTTGCTTGGGTAACTCTAAGAACTAAAAATTTTGTGCCTGGGTTATCGAGTTTGGCATCGCAACTCGTGGAATTAACCGAAATTGATGCCCTACTGTTGGCCAATGAATATGATTTGGATGAAAGTGATTCACGGTTAACTGTAATTGGGCGATCGCAAATTCCCAAAACAAATCTTAACGTATTATTCCAACTTCTCGGTGGCGGCGGTCATTCACAAGCCGCATCGCTAAATCTAAGGGGAGTTGATTCAGAGGCAATATTAAAACAACTTCTGGACGGGGTAAAAGCGCAAATTCCCCATCCTCTCACCGCAAGAGACTTGATGTCTTCTCCGGTTCGCACAATTCTACCTGAAACCACAATTGCCGAAGCCCAGCGCATTTTATTACGCTATGGACACTCTGGTTTATCTGTAGTCGATGCCCAAGGGCAACTAGTAGGTATTATTTCGCGCCGGGATCTTGATGTTGCGCTGCACCACGGATTTAGTCATGCGCCAGTTAAAGGCTACATGACCACAAATCTTAAAACGATCGCACCAGATACGACATTGCCACAAATTGAGTCGCTGATGGTGACTTATGATATCGGACGCTTACCAGTATTGGAGAATGAGCAGTTAGTTGGTCTGGTCACTCGTACTGATGTCTTGCGGGAATTACATCAAGAAAGGGATGAAGACGAAGAGGACGAGCAAAAATTCAAAATTCAAAATTCAAAATTCAAAATTTCTCTCAGCACTGAGTTACAAAATCGCCTTGCTCCGCAACTTTGGAAATTGCTCACCATAGCATCGCAAGAGTCAGAAAAACGGGGTTGGCATCTTTATCTTGTTGGGGGTGCAGTGCGGGATTTACTGCTAGCTGAAGCAGCATCGGGTACTTTGATGATTAAAGATATTGATCTTGTGGTTGATGGCTTTCACAAATCAGCAGATGTGGGTGCTGGTGTGGAATTAGCAAAGGCACTTCAACAAGTTTACCCTGCGGCTCGTTTAGAAATCCACGGGGCTTTTCAAACTGCGGCTTTGCTGTGGCACAAAGACCCAGAATTAGATTCTCTATGGGTAGATATTGCCACCGCTAGAACAGAATTTTATCCTTATCCAGCAGCAAATCCAGAAGTTGAGGCGAGTTCTATTCGTCAAGACTTGTATCGTCGAGATTTTACCATCAATGCGATCGCCTTGCGCCTAACTACTCCCCGTGCTGGTGAATTACTCGATTTCTTTGGCGGATTACTAGATTTACAAGCCAAGCATATTCGGGTTTTACACCCCAACAGCTTTATCGAAGACCCCACCCGGATTTATCGTGGCGTGCGCTTTGCTGTGCGCTTTGGGTTTGAGATAGAACCGCAAACTGAAGAGTTTATCCGCTATGCCATCAATAGTGGTGTTTACGATCGCACTGCTCAAGAGAATAGCAAAACTCCAGCCCTGCAAACTAGACTGAAAACAGAATTAAAACACATTCTAGAAGCGCCCTACTGGAAATCGGCTTTAGAGTTACTCGATAATTTAGGGGCATTGCAATGCATCCATCCTACCCTGAAGCTAGATGTAGAACTGCTGCGGCAATTACGCTTACTAGAACGATGCTTGCGGCGATTTGATGCTGAACAAACTCTCATCCATTGGGAAATGCGCTTAGAAGCGTTAATCAACCATCTAGCACCACAATATCGAGGGAAAGTAGCAAAAAATCTGCAACTGCAAGAGGATAGCATAAAACGCTTGCAAAACTTGGCTTCTGCCCAAACTGAAGTGAAGGAATCTTTGCCTAAGTGTCAAAGTCCCAGTCAAGTAGTGCAGTTGCTGCGACAGTACGATTTACCAATGCTAATTTTAATTGCTTTGCAAAGTCCGCGATCGCTTAGACATCAAATTTGGGAATATTTAACTGTTTTGGCTAATGTGCAGCCACTATTAAATGGCAATGATTTAAAGAAACTTGGTTATAAACCAGGGCCTCAATATCGGCAAATATTAGATGATATGCTTGATGCTACCTTGGATAGAGTAATTAAAGATAAGACTGAAGCTAGGGAGTTTTTAGCCAAGCATTATCCTCATTAATTTATATTTCACACATCTAGTTTTTATGCAAACACAAACACCGAAAAAATCCTACAGTCCAGAGGAATATTTACAACTAGAGGAGACATCAGAATGCAAAAATGAATATAGAGACGGGGAAATAATTCCTATGGCTGGTGGTACAACTAATCACAATGAAATTGCAGGTAATTTTTACGCCAATTTTAAATTTACAATGCGGGGTAAAAATTACAAAATCTACATGGGTGATGTGAAATTGTGGATACAGCGTTATCGGATCTACACTTATCCTGATGTCATGGTTATTCAGGGAGAACCAATATATGAGGGAACTGGCACTACTACAGTCACCAATCCCATAATGATTGTGGAAGTATTATCTAAATCGACAGAGAATCACGATCGAACTAATAAATTTAGATTTTATCGTTCTATTGCGACACTCAAAGAATATATTATGATTAATCAATATGAATATCTTGTTGAGCAGTTTAATAAAAATGCTGAAGGGCAATGGGTATTAACTGAATACGAATCAGTAGATGCTGTATTATCACTAAAATCAATAGGTTTTCAAATTTCCTTTAGCGATATTTATCAAGAAGTTAGTTTTGAAATACAAGAATAATCATAATGCGATCGCAGTAATCTAAATTGTATCTGGATCAATATTTAACTCGCGCAGTTTTGCTGCCAAACGTTCTGCCTTTTGTTCTGCTTGTTCTGCCGTTTCTTCAGGTGTTGGTACTAGTTGACCATCTCGTGTAAAAAACCGCAATAGTCCCTGATAAACTCCCAGATATAACCCTAGTTGATGACTCCATAAATATCCTTGCTCACTTGGTTGTAGAGGTTGATATTCTCCATCTACTAAATGAAATCCTGCAAATTCTTGTGTGTAAGGGTCAAACCAAAAATAATCGGGTGTGCGGAAGGTATCTTGATAAATTGTTTTCTTTAAACCTTTATCAGTATTCGCTGTTGAGTCAGACAAAATTTCTAAAATTACATTCGGATATTTGCCATCTTCTTCCCAAACTACCCAACTTTTACGGGTTTTACGTTCAGTTCCGAACACTACAAAAAAGTCTGGCCCTCGGAAGTGTTCTGATTTGCGTTGGCGCGGACTGTAGTAGATAGTCAGATTTCCCGCCGCATAGAA contains:
- a CDS encoding CBS domain-containing protein, whose protein sequence is MDLILCHTTADFDALGAAVGLTRLLPGSKIVLTAGSHPPVRDFLALHRDEYPLIERRSVNPEKIRSLSVVDTQQRDRLGKAAEWLDLPNLKEIIVYDHHLGQESDISATRSHLSSVGAATTLIVEQLQQQEISLTSAEATVMALGIHVDTGSLTYDQSTPRDALALAWLMEQGASLSVISTYRDPGLSLQLQQLLTESLENLEYLCLRGYTVAWVTLRTKNFVPGLSSLASQLVELTEIDALLLANEYDLDESDSRLTVIGRSQIPKTNLNVLFQLLGGGGHSQAASLNLRGVDSEAILKQLLDGVKAQIPHPLTARDLMSSPVRTILPETTIAEAQRILLRYGHSGLSVVDAQGQLVGIISRRDLDVALHHGFSHAPVKGYMTTNLKTIAPDTTLPQIESLMVTYDIGRLPVLENEQLVGLVTRTDVLRELHQERDEDEEDEQKFKIQNSKFKISLSTELQNRLAPQLWKLLTIASQESEKRGWHLYLVGGAVRDLLLAEAASGTLMIKDIDLVVDGFHKSADVGAGVELAKALQQVYPAARLEIHGAFQTAALLWHKDPELDSLWVDIATARTEFYPYPAANPEVEASSIRQDLYRRDFTINAIALRLTTPRAGELLDFFGGLLDLQAKHIRVLHPNSFIEDPTRIYRGVRFAVRFGFEIEPQTEEFIRYAINSGVYDRTAQENSKTPALQTRLKTELKHILEAPYWKSALELLDNLGALQCIHPTLKLDVELLRQLRLLERCLRRFDAEQTLIHWEMRLEALINHLAPQYRGKVAKNLQLQEDSIKRLQNLASAQTEVKESLPKCQSPSQVVQLLRQYDLPMLILIALQSPRSLRHQIWEYLTVLANVQPLLNGNDLKKLGYKPGPQYRQILDDMLDATLDRVIKDKTEAREFLAKHYPH
- a CDS encoding Uma2 family endonuclease — translated: MQTQTPKKSYSPEEYLQLEETSECKNEYRDGEIIPMAGGTTNHNEIAGNFYANFKFTMRGKNYKIYMGDVKLWIQRYRIYTYPDVMVIQGEPIYEGTGTTTVTNPIMIVEVLSKSTENHDRTNKFRFYRSIATLKEYIMINQYEYLVEQFNKNAEGQWVLTEYESVDAVLSLKSIGFQISFSDIYQEVSFEIQE
- the psbZ gene encoding photosystem II reaction center protein PsbZ, coding for MTIIFQFALISLVLLSFVLVVGVPVAYATPQNWVESKKLLWVGSAAWIGLVFLVGLLNFFVV
- a CDS encoding Uma2 family endonuclease, which codes for MTIAQELNDQKGICQDVIFPPGDLYSDEPPLESELHLRQIILLLTCLEWLWRDRNDFYAAGNLTIYYSPRQRKSEHFRGPDFFVVFGTERKTRKSWVVWEEDGKYPNVILEILSDSTANTDKGLKKTIYQDTFRTPDYFWFDPYTQEFAGFHLVDGEYQPLQPSEQGYLWSHQLGLYLGVYQGLLRFFTRDGQLVPTPEETAEQAEQKAERLAAKLRELNIDPDTI
- the ribH gene encoding 6,7-dimethyl-8-ribityllumazine synthase, with the translated sequence MAVFEGTFTQTEPFRFAVVIGRFNDLVTGKLLEGCQDCLKRHGVDPNPQGNQVDYVWVPGSFEVPLVARQLALSHRYDAVICLGAVIRGQTPHFDYVSAEVSKGIAAASFQTGVPVIFGILTVDTMQQALERAGIKGNHGWDYALNALEMASLMRQLRSNLAEPYSRNNQSLPASFQSASIGNLTAESEELG